In Numida meleagris isolate 19003 breed g44 Domestic line chromosome 11, NumMel1.0, whole genome shotgun sequence, the genomic window aagggatctttagtggtcatctagtccaaatcaCCTGTGATGAatagggacatccacagctagatcaggatgcccagggcttGATCCGGCCTTcccttgaaagtctccagggatggggcatccactgcaTCTCTGTACAACCTGTTCCggtgcctcatcaccctcactgtaaagactttttccttatagcTAACCTAAATTTTCCATCTTTatctttgaaaccatttccccttgttctatcaccacagaccctgctaaagggtctgcccccttctttcctgtagctcccattcagatattgaaaggctgctctcaggtcgcctcgcagccttctcttctctaggctgaacagccccagctctcccagcctgtcctcataggagagggGTTTCATCCCTCGGTTCATattcatggcccttctctggacatgctccaacaggtctatgtctctcctgtactgaggactccatatctggaggcagtactccaggtgaggcctccTCTGCACAGAGTAGAGAGGTgagatcacctcccttgacctgctgtcagtgctttttttttttttttttgttttcatgcagcccaggatatcgTTGagtttctgggctgtgagggcacattgctggtcTCACATCCAGCTTTCTGTCCATGAAGTGCCCTCAAGTCTTTTGGGGCAGGACTACACTAATgctttcatcctccagcttgtattgataatAGGGGTTGTCTAGACCCAGGTGCAAGACGCTGCACTTgaatttgttgaacctcacgaGGTTTGCCTGGGCAtgctgctcaagcctgtctaggtccctctggatggtgtcctgtccctctggtgtgtcaaccatatcccacagcttggtgtcatcagcgaacttgctgagggtgcactcgactccactgttgatgtcactgatgaagatattaaagagtatcggcCCCAGCACTCACctcctgggggacaccactcatcacagatctccatccagacactgagccactgaccacctCTCTCTGGACTTGAATTGGCAGCCAGTTCTTCAACCACTGAACAATCCGCCCATCAAATCCATCTCgtgaagtccagatagatgcCATCAGCatctcttcccttgtccactgatgcagtgacaccatcaaagaaggccactaggttgtTCAAGCAGGATttgtccttggtgaagctgtaTTAGTTCTCCCGTATCACCTCTCTGCTTtgtgtgccttagcatagcttccaggaggatttgCTTCATGATGCTTCTCTCTCACAGAGctgagactgacaggtcagtagttcccagggtcatcctttttacccttaaaaatgagtgtgatgtcatctttttttctgctcactggggacttcacccTATTGCCATGACTTCTCAAATATCCTTGAGAGTGCCTTAGTGATGacatcagctaattccctcaggactctgtgatgcatctcattggggcccatagacttgtggatgttcaggttcctcaggtggtccACAAGCTGATCTTTGCTCATggtgggggggggcagggggggctACTTCCCCAATCCCTTCCTAGCCTCCCAAACATTTGAGGGCTGGGTGAGAAGCAGCTATCAGAGAAGGCCGAGATGAAAAAGTTGCTGAGTCCCCCAGACTTCTTGTCTGTTGTTAGCAGCTACAGGGCTGGTAGTAAGCAGCAACATGTGCGGGATGCAGCCATGTTGCTCTGAGACAGGAGCGGTACAGTACATGCTTGCAAAAGAGGCACTACCCTGCATGTGCCCTGCATGTCCAGGGCAGTCCCTTTATTGTATTGCATTCAACTGGTGTCAGCGGAGATCTGTGGTGCTCCTGAGTGATGCAAGAACTACACAGAGCTTTGTGGCTCTTTCTGgatacagcagaaagcaggggAAAGTAGCAGGAAACTGCATCTCACTGATacggggtgggggggtgggagAAGAGCCTGATCATCTGCTGATCcttgcccagctgctgctcagcaatgaaaagctgcatttccagGACTGCCTCAGAACCCAACTTTGGCTGCTGGTTGCCTAAAGAGGTAAGGGCAATGTACACAGACCAACATTCACCCATTACGTAGTGTGGCACAATGTAATGCTTCCAGAGCTCGTTACTACACTTCAGAGTGCCCTACAGGCTGcctcttgttttcctctcacCTTTTCCCTGCTTTCCCTGGGTGTACTACTTTCTTTGCCCTGTTCCTTCCCATTGCCTTCCTCTGTGTTGCTCAGGCAATGCACTTTTCGTGGGAGTATCCAACCCTAAAGGACTGCTGTTCTACGTAAAAGCGATCCAGTCAGGTTGTACTGCTGTGCTCGGTTCCTCAGATCTCTCCTTGTTTTCTAGAGCCTAGAAGTGGATGGCACTGGGGGACCTGattagcagggagttggatgGCACTGGTGGGGCCAGATGTGCTGGGAGGCAGCATTATTTACCTTGACCCAAACCCCAAACTTAATAGGAGCTCTACAGATAATTGTATTAACCTACAGTGCGACTCTTAACCTAACCCTTAACCTGATGCTAAAAATACATCTAACCCCAAAAggagcaataaaaataatagtagaAGTTTCATTGTAAAAGTAACATGAGTTCTAATTGTAATGCAAAAAACAATCATTAAAATAAGGATATTCTTAACCCAGAAAGTAACATTAATCATAACCCTAATGACTCTAACAAATTATTATACCTTAATcttaaaaatcaacaaaaactAGCAGTAATTGAATCCTCAAGAAAGCATAGAAGAGGTACGGGCAGCACATGCATCCATGTGTACACCCACTGCATGCAATGGCACCACAGAGGGCTCTGGCATGGTTGCAGCATGCCCTGCACAACTCTGGGGTTGCCTTGCAAGAGGCAGCTGTGAGGCATAGATAATGTCTATGCAGGTGAAGAAATTCTATTGTGTCCGTAAATTTAGGTGGAATACTGTAGTTGGTTATTCTTTCTGGAAACAATGTAATGGTCCATGCAAACCTCAAAACTGCAGatttcagcagtgactgctTGTAGATTTGCTAGGGCCTAAAACTACCAGTTTATTGCATTTCAATTATTCAAAAAAGCTAGGAATAAAACTTGTAGTGTGGGAAAGACGTTTGTAAACAAATTCAAATATTAACAAGACAGAGGCTGAGAGAAGGCTAATGTGGCCATGTGATATCCGCAAATGTGCcttcattttattattgttaaatTTGCTTGGTAAATAAATTGTAGCgtgaaaatacttaaaagcaGTGGATGCtggcaaaaatggaaaaaaaaaaaaccaaaaacacatGACACCAtcaattcaatattttttattactttcctTAACAGATAATCATAAGCACTTAGCACAGGTTTCTTGGGCTTGGAGGCGTTTTCCTCGGTTTTTCTTCGTTTCCCCCGCCCCTCCCACCCCTTCTTCATCCCCTCCTGTTCTAACGTTGTGTTCTTGTCCTGTTCTAAGAAGCAAGCGAGAGGGGAAGGCTGGGGACCATGGTACGGGCCGCGTGAAAGGCATGGGAGAAGTTGTTTCTGCGGTCTGTGCTGCCACCGCGTGGTCAATCCGCGGCAGTGCCGCTGTCTGGGTTTGGTGCGGCAGGCAGCAGGACGCATGCGCGCAGGCATGCGGAAGTGGAGCGTGTCCGTTGTGGTCGCTCTGCGCAGCTAATCCACCAATCTCTAGTGTGCTTAGTCCTCCAGGCGGCAGTGTGCATGCGCCCGAGAACGTATAAGCGGCACGCGGTTCTCCGAGGCGCTGACGTGCGGGAGAGCAGAGGGTGCTTGGATTGTCGGATCAGCGATATTCTCCCCCCGCTTCCAATCCAGGATGCCCCTCGCCTGTTTCCTCGGGCGGTTTTACACCCAAGCCCGCCCCGGGAACACGGACTGCTTTTGGTGCTGGTGTGGAGCGGCTCCGGGGTCACCCCTAGCAGCACGCGACCGGCTTTCCTAGGAGCTGCTGAACGGGCTCTTCCAACCTGCCCGTCCCAGGCAACCGAGCTCCTTCACGTCGCAGTGCCTCTCGGCTCCGGGCGCCCCGCCGCGTGCTGTAGGTAAGCAGCCACGCGCACGCGGCGCAGCCATGTTGTCGGCCCGTGGCCGCGTCGGCAGGCGGTCCCGTGCCCGCGCGGGCGCTGCCTGCAGTACCGCTCGGCGGCCAGCGGTGGGCAGCAGAGACCGCGGAGCTGTCGCGGGaggcggggtgggggggggagcgAAGCGAGAACCGCTCCGGGGCTCCGTTGTACGATTTTCTTCCGCAGAAATTGTACAACGGAGCGGGAAGCGAGCAGGAAAACGTATCGTGCCAGACCGATGGGGGAAGAAGCATCGCTGCCTGCTCACCTGCCGATCCTTGCCCGGATGCTGCTTGAGCAACGGAAAGCCGTGCGTTCTGTAATGCCTCGGAACCCAGCTTCGGTGACCGGTTGCCCGAATGGGTAAGCGCAGCGTACGCATACAGATCTTCCCCCGTTGCGTAGCGTGGCAGCGGTGTGTAGTGCTCCtagagcaggaaagaaaacccACGCCAAAGTGCACTGTCCCAACGCAGGCAGCACGCTCGGGCGGTGCCTGCAGTACCGCCCGGCggccagaggagggcagcagagatCGCGGAGCTGTCGTGAGGgaaggcgggggggggggggggtgggggg contains:
- the LOC110405031 gene encoding uncharacterized protein LOC110405031, translating into MRPRTYKRHAVLRGADVRESRGCLDCRISDILPPLPIQDAPRLFPRAVLHPSPPREHGLLLVLVWSGSGVTPSSTRPAFLGAAERALPTCPSQATELLHVAVPLGSGRPAACCRNCTTEREASRKTYRARPMGEEASLPAHLPILARMLLEQRKAVRSVMPRNPASVTGCPNGPMGEEKQRRLLPCRSLSGCCSSNGRPPVPECPGTQLQ